In Deltaproteobacteria bacterium, a genomic segment contains:
- a CDS encoding site-specific DNA-methyltransferase, with product MASQKVLPLGRPEPDRHPSKLLQPQPAYTTDFGAMFQADSSQGMAAMPDESVDLVVTSPPYALHFKKEYGNAEKEDYVEWFRPFAQQIFRILKPEGSFVLNIGGSYEKGRPTRSLYHFHLLLMLCEDIGFCLAQECFWYNPAKLPSPAEWVNVRRIRIKDSLEYVFWLSKTPFPYADNRQVLEEYSDDMRRMITRGYKRRKRPSGHNITDKFQADRGGSIPSNVLMRGNNESNSPYIRLCAEYGIKPHPARFPSALPEFYIKFLTRLSGLVVDPFAGSNTTGAVAESLHRQWLAFETEPKYVENSKLRFGLIPEQLKCSQT from the coding sequence GTGGCCAGCCAGAAAGTTCTGCCATTAGGGCGTCCCGAACCGGACCGCCATCCGTCTAAGCTCCTGCAACCGCAACCCGCCTACACAACGGATTTCGGCGCGATGTTTCAGGCGGATTCGTCCCAAGGAATGGCGGCCATGCCAGACGAGAGCGTTGACCTAGTTGTCACTTCGCCTCCCTACGCCCTTCACTTCAAGAAGGAGTACGGAAACGCCGAAAAGGAAGACTACGTTGAGTGGTTCCGGCCATTTGCCCAACAGATTTTTAGAATACTTAAACCCGAAGGAAGCTTTGTCCTAAACATTGGTGGCAGCTATGAAAAAGGAAGACCCACTCGCTCCCTTTACCACTTCCACCTCCTGCTAATGCTCTGTGAGGACATTGGATTTTGCCTCGCCCAAGAATGCTTCTGGTACAACCCCGCCAAGCTTCCCAGTCCCGCGGAATGGGTAAACGTAAGACGAATCCGAATCAAGGATTCTCTGGAGTATGTGTTTTGGCTTTCCAAGACGCCGTTCCCATACGCAGACAATCGGCAAGTACTGGAAGAGTACAGCGACGACATGCGCCGCATGATTACACGCGGATACAAGAGAAGGAAACGTCCGAGTGGTCACAACATCACCGACAAATTCCAGGCTGACCGTGGCGGCTCGATCCCTTCCAATGTCTTGATGAGGGGGAACAACGAGAGCAACTCTCCATACATCCGGTTGTGCGCTGAGTATGGGATTAAACCCCATCCTGCGCGATTTCCATCCGCCCTCCCTGAGTTCTACATCAAGTTTTTGACTCGCTTGAGTGGTTTGGTCGTCGATCCATTCGCTGGCAGTAATACGACCGGCGCCGTGGCTGAATCGTTACACAGACAGTGGTTGGCGTTCGAGACGGAGCCCAAATATGTCGAAAACTCGAAGCTGCGTTTCGGACTCATTCCTGAGCAACTAAAATGCTCACAAACGTAG
- a CDS encoding iron ABC transporter permease, translating into MQDTQTNPAGAASAAPQVPNQRARSRSSRLDGWTLGILALAALFFSPMLAVLGIALDNSGDAWTHLASTVLGTYIGQTLLLIAGVGAGVLVIGVSTAWLVTLFEFRGRRVLQWALLLPLAMPSYIVAYAYTDLLEFAGPVQTALRQLFGWHRPGDYWFPEIRSLGGAATFMSLVLYPYVYLLARAAFVEQSQNLWDAARGLGHDTWGCFVRVGLPLARPAIAVGVLLALMETLNDFGTVDYFAVQTLTVGVYRVWFGMNNTPAAAQLASMVLVLVLVMAALEHIARGRRRFQFSQSAPRRDPIACLNGTRGILAFLACATPVALGFLVPAVLLGASAIGSEDAAVGVSTLGLAFNSIAVAGVAALVCLCGGLFLAYGARLSGTGFVRTATRLASIGYAVPGVVLAVGVLIPAAALDNLIDGFMRQYFGTATGLIFSGTLYALVFACTVRFLALSFGSVEAGLTKITPNMDAAARSLGHRPAGLLARIHFPLLRGSLMTGAMLVFVDAMKELPMTLILRPFNFNTLATHVYEYASYEAFEQAALPALAIVAAGLAPVISLSLGFAGSRRSSQA; encoded by the coding sequence ATGCAGGACACGCAGACCAATCCCGCCGGCGCGGCCTCGGCCGCGCCGCAGGTTCCCAACCAACGCGCCCGCTCCCGATCGTCCCGGCTCGACGGCTGGACCCTCGGAATCCTCGCCCTGGCGGCGCTGTTCTTCAGCCCGATGCTGGCGGTGCTGGGCATCGCCCTGGACAACAGCGGGGACGCGTGGACGCACCTTGCCTCCACCGTCCTGGGGACCTACATCGGCCAGACCCTGCTGCTCATTGCCGGAGTGGGCGCGGGCGTGCTGGTCATCGGCGTGAGCACGGCCTGGCTGGTCACCCTGTTCGAGTTCCGCGGCCGGCGCGTGCTCCAGTGGGCACTGCTGCTGCCGCTGGCCATGCCCTCCTACATCGTGGCGTACGCCTACACCGACCTGCTCGAATTCGCCGGTCCGGTGCAGACCGCCCTGCGCCAGCTCTTCGGCTGGCACCGCCCGGGCGATTACTGGTTTCCGGAAATCCGTTCGCTGGGCGGCGCCGCGACTTTCATGTCCCTGGTGCTTTACCCCTACGTGTACCTGCTCGCGCGAGCGGCCTTCGTCGAGCAGTCGCAGAACCTGTGGGACGCCGCCCGCGGCCTCGGGCACGACACTTGGGGCTGCTTCGTGCGCGTGGGCCTGCCGCTGGCGCGACCGGCCATCGCGGTGGGCGTGCTGCTGGCGCTCATGGAGACCCTCAATGACTTCGGCACCGTGGACTACTTCGCGGTGCAGACCTTGACCGTCGGCGTCTACCGCGTGTGGTTCGGCATGAACAACACGCCGGCGGCGGCGCAGTTGGCCTCCATGGTGCTGGTCCTGGTGCTGGTGATGGCCGCCCTGGAGCATATCGCCCGGGGGCGGCGGCGTTTTCAATTCAGCCAGTCCGCGCCCCGGCGCGACCCCATCGCATGCCTAAACGGCACCCGCGGCATCCTGGCGTTCCTGGCCTGCGCCACGCCCGTGGCCCTGGGCTTCCTGGTCCCCGCCGTGCTGCTGGGCGCCTCCGCCATCGGCAGCGAAGACGCCGCCGTCGGCGTCAGCACCCTGGGCCTCGCCTTCAACAGCATAGCGGTGGCCGGCGTTGCCGCGCTGGTGTGCCTGTGCGGCGGCCTCTTTCTCGCCTACGGAGCGCGGCTGTCCGGCACCGGCTTCGTGCGCACGGCCACGCGCTTGGCGAGCATCGGCTACGCGGTCCCGGGCGTCGTGCTGGCGGTGGGGGTACTGATCCCCGCGGCCGCCCTGGACAACCTCATCGACGGTTTCATGCGCCAGTACTTCGGCACCGCCACCGGCCTGATCTTCAGCGGCACGCTGTACGCCCTGGTCTTCGCCTGCACCGTGCGCTTCCTCGCCCTGTCCTTCGGTTCGGTGGAAGCGGGGCTCACCAAGATCACGCCCAACATGGACGCGGCGGCCCGCTCCCTGGGCCACCGTCCGGCGGGGCTGCTCGCCCGCATCCATTTCCCCCTGCTGCGGGGCAGCCTCATGACCGGCGCCATGCTGGTCTTCGTCGACGCCATGAAGGAGCTGCCCATGACCCTGATCCTGCGGCCCTTCAACTTCAACACCCTGGCGACCCACGTCTACGAGTACGCCTCCTACGAAGCGTTCGAGCAGGCGGCGCTTCCGGCCCTCGCCATCGTCGCCGCGGGCCTCGCCCCGGTGATCAGCCTCAGCCTCGGCTTTGCTGGCTCGCGGAGGTCTTCGCAAGCCTAG